The genomic DNA TTGTTTCTATTCAGAGGTCCATATGCTAGgaaaattatcaaattttgtCAATCAAAACAACCTAAAGAAGTTGCACTCAATGAACAAAGGAAATtggagaaagaaatttccGCCTCATCTGCTTCGTTAGGTGGCATACTGTCGGATAAGCTTGcctatgaaaaaaagaatggaaGTGAGCTACAAATGAATTTAGGAATTCCTGAAATCGATCTCTCTAATATTGACGATGCAAAGAAAGAGTGGAATGAATTCTGTGAAGATTATTATGACTGGAGAGATAAAAATGGTTTggcaattgaagaagaaaatcttGCAAAAGCTTTCAAGAGATTCCAACGAGAATTTGCTTCTAGGAGTGACGACAAAAAGACTGAAGAAAGGAGAATGAGCTTTAGCGACTACTCGCCCCACCCGTTTGCAGGAGATAAAAAACAAGACTAATTATTACATGACAACCTAATCATTTCGTTACTGCTAGTATAGCTTTATAAATGTACCTTTTAGCTATTTATCGATGCTTAAAATTCGTCTGCATTAAATAGATCTAAATCTAAATCAATTGCATCATCACTCCTGTCATGAGAACCCTCTCCGTCCCCAGTGAAAACATATGATTGTCTTCTTTCCGTAAGTGGATTCTCTTGCTTTTGTGTTTCACTTTGATCCTCATCCATGGCCTGGCTCCAGTTGGGACCTTGTGCTTCCTCCTGTTTCGCTTCCTCCTTTACTTCACCCGGAACCTTGGTTAATTCTTTTGTGTGCAACGAAGCCATAGCAAGCATACCCCTCCGCAGCGCATCTTCAGCTGGCCATATGAAATTATTCGGACCTATTGTACCTTTATCAAATGTTGGTGGTATTTTAGTGAACTTCGATAATTTAGTTGCGTATTCCAGCAGAACCGTCgaatttatttttgctCTTTGTTTCAAGATCGTATTCTTTTCTATATTTACTTGCTCCAACATCGGCAGCGTATTAAGTTTATTATAGCAGTCATTTAAAGTCTCTAATATTTCccttgttttttcttctaaCTCTTGTGATTCCAAATCC from Zygotorulaspora mrakii chromosome 7, complete sequence includes the following:
- the MED4 gene encoding Med4p (similar to Saccharomyces cerevisiae MED4 (YOR174W); ancestral locus Anc_6.65); the encoded protein is MAEKRRERGGGMNVQKSLQGDPTTMLQSLGHARSSSTSLLADVTAPVMNNDDELAKVQIYKDLCEYEDVLGQLVDGVDSFKPDVLVAKNLINVDKKLFESLESFAEYDRIDSELKRLDLESQELEEKTREILETLNDCYNKLNTLPMLEQVNIEKNTILKQRAKINSTVLLEYATKLSKFTKIPPTFDKGTIGPNNFIWPAEDALRRGMLAMASLHTKELTKVPGEVKEEAKQEEAQGPNWSQAMDEDQSETQKQENPLTERRQSYVFTGDGEGSHDRSDDAIDLDLDLFNADEF